A portion of the Pararge aegeria chromosome 10, ilParAegt1.1, whole genome shotgun sequence genome contains these proteins:
- the LOC120626963 gene encoding mevalonate kinase-like — MHGTPSGVDNATCTYGGLVRFRRGEPARVLRAPASLRVLLVDTRVSRRTRALAERVAARRAREPAAVDCIVRACGHLTDSAEQIFEKLSNCEGDTDSLYEHLAELWGACHCLLAALGASHGALEAVRRAAAAHGLEAKLTGAGGGGCVSAVHNPPLLLDTHIEVV, encoded by the exons ATGCACGGCACGCCGTCCG GTGTGGACAACGCCACGTGCACGTACGGCGGGCTGGTGCGCTTCCGCCGCGGTGAGCCGGCGCGCGTGCTGCGCGCGCCGGCCTCGTTGCGCGTGCTGCTCGTGGACACGCGCGTGAGCCGCCGCACGCGCGCGCTGGCCGAGCGCgtggcggcgcggcgcgcgcgcgAGCCGGCCGCCGTGGACTGCATCGTGCGCGCGTGCGGGCACCTCACCGACAGCGCCGAGCAG ATTTTCGAAAAACTGTCTAACTGCGAAGGAGATACGGATTCTTTATATGAGCATCTGGCG GAGCTGTGGGGCGCGTGCCACTGCCTGCTGGCGGCGCTGGGCGCGTCGCACGGCGCGCTGGAGGCCGTGcggcgcgcggcggcggcgcACGGGCTGGAGGCCAAGCTCacgggcgcgggcggcggcgggTGCGTGTCCGCAGTCCACAACCCTCCTCTTTTACTTGATACCCATATCGAGGTAGTGTGA